The genomic interval AAAAAGCTCCCCGGGCCGGGCTCGAACCAGCGACCCGCTGATTAACAGTCAGCTGCTCTACCGACTGAGCTACCGGGGAGTGGAATTTGCGACACGGTCAGGTCGCGCGACAATATATGATTATCGGCGCGCGTGTCAAGGAGATTACCCGACATTTCAATCACGCCCGAAACCCGATCCCCCCGCCGGACTTGCATTAACGTCGACGACTTCGCATTTATGAGGCCATGTCCCAGGAGCGTATCTCCGATGATCCGAAGGCCCGGCCGCAGCCTGCGCCCGGCCGGCGCCTGCTCGCCGAATTCGGTCTGCTTTATGCAGCCGCGATTTGGGGCGCGACCTTCTTCATCGTCAAGGAGGTCGTCGCCTCGGTCGATCCGGTGGTCCTGGTCGGCTATCGCTTCCTGCTCGCCGGGCTGCTGCTGGCAATCTTCCTGTTGATTCGCCGCGCGCCGTTCCTGGAGGGCTGGCGCGACGGGATCATTCTCGGCATCATCCTGTGGTTGCTCTACATCCCGCAGACCATCGGCCTGCAATACACCAGCGCTGCAAATTCCGGGTTCATTACCGGCCTCTTTGTCGTCTTCGTGCCGCTGCTGGCGTATTTTCTGATGCGCAAGACGCCGGCCTACTGGGAGTACTTCGCGATCGCGCTGTCGGTGGTCGGACTGTGGTTTCTCACCGGCGGAATCAGCGGTATGAACTTCGGTGATCTGATCACGCTGGCCGCGGCGTTTTTCTATGCGCTGCATTTGCTTTACTGCGACAAGTACATGAAGCTTGGTCGCGACCCGCTGGTGATCAGTTGTCAGCAATTTCTCTTTGTCGGAGCGCTCAGCCTGGTGACGGCATTCGTGCTGGGGCTGCCGTTTGCGGTCGCCAAATCCTCCGCCTGGTGGCTGATTGTCTTCTTGACCCTCTTCCCCACCGTCAGTGCCTTCGTGGTGCAGTTGTACGCGCAGAAGTTGACTTCGCCCTTTCGCGTCAGTTTGATCTTCACGCTCGAACCGGTCTTCGCGGCGATCTTCGCGTGGACACTCGGCGGCGAAGCGTTCATCCTGCGCAGCGCACTCGGCGGGCTCTTGATCTTTGTCGCCATGATCATCGCCGAGATGCCGGCAGCAA from Candidatus Zixiibacteriota bacterium carries:
- a CDS encoding DMT family transporter: MSQERISDDPKARPQPAPGRRLLAEFGLLYAAAIWGATFFIVKEVVASVDPVVLVGYRFLLAGLLLAIFLLIRRAPFLEGWRDGIILGIILWLLYIPQTIGLQYTSAANSGFITGLFVVFVPLLAYFLMRKTPAYWEYFAIALSVVGLWFLTGGISGMNFGDLITLAAAFFYALHLLYCDKYMKLGRDPLVISCQQFLFVGALSLVTAFVLGLPFAVAKSSAWWLIVFLTLFPTVSAFVVQLYAQKLTSPFRVSLIFTLEPVFAAIFAWTLGGEAFILRSALGGLLIFVAMIIAEMPAAKRAPIA